A portion of the Streptomyces platensis genome contains these proteins:
- a CDS encoding agmatine deiminase family protein gives MNTPVADGFRMPPEWARHERTWMAWPGPSFTFGEEGGETLAEARRAWAAVARAVRRFEPVTVVAGTGQSEGARALLGADIEIVERPLNDAWMRDIGPTFLTDGAGRLAAADWVFNGWGAQEWARWDLDEKIAEQVCGLAGARRYATPLVNEGGGIHIDGEGTVLLTETVQLDPGRNPGRTQEEVEAEIHAHLGTTKAIWLPRGLAADYGQFGTRGHVDIVAAFARPGTVLVHTQPDPDHPDHAICQEIGKMLRASTDARGRQLEVIEVPAPTVIEEDGELVDYSYINHYLCNDGVVLCGFDDPRDEEAASIFRRLFPDRTVTLVDARTIFAAGGGIHCITQQQPKV, from the coding sequence ATGAACACCCCTGTCGCCGACGGCTTCCGTATGCCCCCGGAGTGGGCCCGGCACGAGCGCACCTGGATGGCCTGGCCAGGACCCAGCTTCACCTTCGGTGAGGAGGGCGGCGAGACGCTGGCGGAGGCCCGTCGCGCCTGGGCGGCCGTCGCCCGTGCGGTCCGCCGCTTCGAGCCGGTCACCGTCGTCGCCGGAACCGGCCAGTCCGAGGGCGCCCGCGCGCTGCTCGGTGCGGACATCGAGATCGTCGAGCGCCCGCTCAACGACGCCTGGATGCGCGATATCGGCCCCACCTTCCTCACCGACGGCGCGGGCCGACTCGCCGCAGCCGACTGGGTGTTCAACGGCTGGGGCGCGCAGGAATGGGCCCGCTGGGACCTCGACGAGAAGATCGCCGAGCAGGTCTGCGGGCTGGCCGGCGCCCGCCGCTACGCCACCCCTCTGGTCAACGAGGGCGGCGGCATCCACATCGACGGCGAGGGCACCGTGCTGCTCACCGAGACCGTCCAGCTCGACCCGGGCCGCAACCCCGGCCGTACGCAGGAGGAGGTCGAGGCCGAGATCCACGCCCACCTCGGCACCACCAAGGCGATCTGGCTGCCGCGCGGTCTGGCCGCCGACTACGGGCAGTTCGGCACCCGCGGCCATGTCGACATCGTCGCCGCCTTCGCCCGCCCCGGCACCGTGCTCGTGCACACCCAGCCCGACCCCGACCACCCCGACCACGCCATCTGCCAGGAGATCGGCAAGATGCTGCGCGCTTCCACCGACGCCCGGGGCCGGCAGCTGGAGGTCATCGAGGTGCCCGCCCCGACGGTCATCGAGGAGGACGGTGAGCTGGTCGACTACTCCTACATCAACCACTACCTCTGCAACGACGGCGTGGTGCTGTGCGGCTTCGACGACCCGCGCGACGAGGAGGCGGCCTCGATCTTCCGCCGGCTCTTCCCCGACCGGACGGTGACCCTCGTGGACGCCCGTACGATCTTCGCAGCGGGTGGCGGTATCCACTGCATCACCCAGCAGCAGCCCAAGGTCTGA
- a CDS encoding TetR/AcrR family transcriptional regulator, with protein sequence MPGPARRPRRRLNQPREQVLAAAMATIAAEGLDRLTMAGLGREVGMSSGHILYYFGTKDELLLQTLQWSEEQLGAERRAALSRRVPARERLDALVDLYLPEGHRDPRWTLWLEVWNRSQNADDETRERQLELELAWHRDLVALLVEGISKGEFRPVDPERFATRTRALLDGFGSQLVVGLPGTERAEVGDHVREFLDESLSVPQG encoded by the coding sequence GTGCCCGGTCCCGCGCGCCGTCCCAGGCGCCGGCTCAACCAGCCCCGCGAGCAGGTCCTGGCCGCGGCGATGGCGACCATCGCCGCCGAGGGCCTGGACCGGCTGACCATGGCCGGACTGGGCCGCGAGGTCGGCATGAGCAGCGGCCACATCCTCTACTACTTCGGTACGAAGGACGAGCTGCTGCTCCAGACCCTCCAGTGGAGCGAGGAGCAGCTCGGTGCCGAGCGCCGGGCCGCCCTCTCCCGCCGCGTCCCGGCCCGGGAACGGCTGGACGCCCTGGTCGACCTCTACCTCCCCGAAGGCCACCGCGACCCGCGCTGGACGCTGTGGCTGGAGGTGTGGAACCGCTCCCAGAACGCCGACGACGAGACCCGGGAACGCCAGCTGGAACTGGAACTGGCCTGGCACCGCGACCTGGTGGCCCTGCTCGTCGAGGGCATCTCGAAGGGCGAGTTCCGCCCCGTCGACCCCGAACGCTTCGCCACCCGCACCCGCGCCCTCCTCGACGGCTTCGGCTCCCAGCTCGTCGTCGGCCTCCCGGGCACCGAGCGGGCAGAAGTGGGGGACCACGTACGGGAGTTCCTGGACGAATCGCTGTCCGTCCCCCAGGGCTGA